CTTTGCTGAATCCCGCGCAGCGGTGGTCGCCGGCATCGCCAACCCGCGCAACTTTTACGATGCCTTGCGCCGGGCGGGCGTTAGCGGTCAACTGTTTCCGTTCCGCGATCATCACGCCTTCCAGCCAGGTGATTTCAGGAACATCGGCGAGCGTCCGATACTGATGACAGAGAAAGACGCGCCGAAGTGCTTGCCTTTTGCTGATCGTCGAATGTGGGCCGTACCGCTGAGTGTGCATCTGGCGCCCGAAACCAAGCGTAAACTGCTGCGGCTGGTACGCGATGCCTGCGAACTGTATGCCACGCACGAGCCTTCGCGGGCGGCGCCGGCCGCCAGCGCCGAGCGTGAGGCGTTGCTGGACGATGATCCAGCGTCCCCGTCACCAGTATCACCTGCAACCGAATAGATTTCCGCGACCCCCCCATATGGCCATCGACCCCAAACTGCTTGAGATCCTCGTGTGTCCCGTCACCAAGGGGGCACTGATTTATGACAAAGGCAGGCAGGAGCTCATCTCAAAGTCGGCACGTCTTGCCTACCCGATTCGCGGAGACATTCCCGTGATGCTCGAAGAGGAAGCGCGCAAGCTCTTGGCAGAAGAGATCGAGGCGTTGGCGTCCTGATCAGGGACAGTCCAGTTCGCCACCCAGCACAGAGCACAGTACGAGATATGTCGTTTGTTGCCGTCATTCCAGCCCGATACGCATCCACCCGTTTTCCTGGCAAACCGTTGATTGATCTTTTCGGCAAGCCGATGATCGTGCGGGTGGCCGAGCGTGCGGCGCTGTCCGCTGCAAAGCAGGTCGTTGTTGCCACAGATGATCTTCGCATCGCTGAGGCGTGCCATGCTGCCGGCGTAGGCGTCGCGATGACGCGCAGCGACCATGCGACCGGTACCGACCGCCTAAGCGAAGTCGTCACCGCGCTGGGCCTTGACGATGATGTCATCGTCGTCAATGTGCAGGGGGATGAGCCGGAGATTCCGGCATCTGCCATTAATGCTGTCGCCGCGATGCTGGATGCCGATCGCGGCGCGGCCATGGCCACGCTCTGCCACCCGATTCATGACATCAGCGACGTGGTCAATCCGAACGTCGTCAAATGCATTGTTGCCGAGACCGGCAACGCCCTTTATTTCAGTCGGGCGCCGGTGCCGTTCTCGCGCGATGCGTGGGCAGGCGGGGTGACTGTCATGCCGGCCGGGCTGCCGGTCTATCGCCACATTGGGCTTTATGCCTATCGGGCGTCTTTCTTGCGCTCGTTTCCAGCCCTGACTGTGCCCGCCATTGAGCGGCACGAGGCGCTGGAGCAGTTGCGAGCCCTGGCGCACGGGTATCGCATACGGGTCGCCGTCGTTGACGATCCGCTGCCACCCGGCATCGACACGCCGGAGGACTACGCGAGGCTGCTGGCGCGTGGCAACCAGCACTAGCGGGTATTACTCCGGCAGCGGCGTCACTTTTTTGATGTAGTAGCGCGTTTCGCCGAAGCAACTGGTCGGCAGTCCGACCTTCTCCTCGTAGTGCAGCGTGACGCGGCGGCCGACATTGCGGTTGATGGACGCAGCGACGCCGTCATCCCACACAGTGAAGAAGAATTTCTCCGGCAGCGCGCCGGGTAGCACCACCATGTTCAGCTCTCCCTCCCACGTCTTGCAGACCCAGCCCTTACGCGAGAATTTCTGCACGACGCCTGCGCGTTCGCCCTCCGAGTAGCTCCACTTCCAGACGATCATGCCGTAGACGCCTGCCAGCACGACAACGATGAGCAGCACCGCCAGCAGCGGCAGGATGAAGCCGCGTCCACGCTG
This is a stretch of genomic DNA from Casimicrobium huifangae. It encodes these proteins:
- the kdsB gene encoding 3-deoxy-manno-octulosonate cytidylyltransferase; protein product: MSFVAVIPARYASTRFPGKPLIDLFGKPMIVRVAERAALSAAKQVVVATDDLRIAEACHAAGVGVAMTRSDHATGTDRLSEVVTALGLDDDVIVVNVQGDEPEIPASAINAVAAMLDADRGAAMATLCHPIHDISDVVNPNVVKCIVAETGNALYFSRAPVPFSRDAWAGGVTVMPAGLPVYRHIGLYAYRASFLRSFPALTVPAIERHEALEQLRALAHGYRIRVAVVDDPLPPGIDTPEDYARLLARGNQH
- a CDS encoding Trm112 family protein, whose protein sequence is MDPKLLEILVCPVTKGALIYDKGRQELISKSARLAYPIRGDIPVMLEEEARKLLAEEIEALAS